A genomic stretch from Halichoerus grypus chromosome 5, mHalGry1.hap1.1, whole genome shotgun sequence includes:
- the THRAP3 gene encoding thyroid hormone receptor-associated protein 3, which translates to MSKTNKSKSGSRSSRSRSASRSRSRSFSKSRSRSRSVSRSRKRRLSSRSRSRSYSPAHNRERNHPRVYQNRDFRGHNRGYRRPYYFRGRNRGFYPWGQYNRGGYGNYRSNWQNYRQAYSPRRGRSRSRSPKRRSPSPRSRSHSRNSDKSSSDRSRRSSSSRSSSNHSRVESKRKSAKEKKSSSKDSRPSQAAGDNQGDEAKEQTFSGGTSQDTKASDSSKPWPDASTYSAGSASRASAVSELSPRERSPALKSPLQSVVVRRRSPRPSPVPKPSPPLSSTSQMGSTLPSGAGYQAGTHQGPFDHGSGSLSPSKKSPVGKSPPATGSTYSSSQKEEAATPGGAAYTKRYLDEQKTENGKDKEQKQTNTDKEKMKEKGSFSDTGLGDAKMKSDPFAPKTDTEKSFRGSQSPKRYKLRDDFEKKMADFHKEDMDDQDKDKAKGRKESEFDDEPKFMSKALAGANKNQEEEKSGKWEGLVYAPPGKEKQRKTEELEEESFSERSKKEDRGGPKRTESGHRGFVPEKNFRVTAYKAVQEKSSSPPPRKTSESREKLGAKGDFSTGKSSFSITREAQVNVRMDSFDEDLARPSGLLAQERKLCRDLVHSNKKEQEFRSIFQHIQSAQSQRSPSELFAQHIVTIVHHVKEHHFGSSGMTLHERFTKYLKRGTEQEAAKNKKSPEIHRRIDISPSTFRKHGLAHDEMKSPREPGYKAEGKYKDDPVDLRLDIERRKKHKERDLKRGKSRESVDSRDSSHSRERSAEKTEKTHKGSKKQKKHRRARDRSRSSSSSSQSSHSYKAEEYTEETEEREESTTGFDKSRLGTKDFVGPSERGGRARGTFQFRARGRGWGRGSYSGNNNNNSNNDFQKRNREEEWDPEYTPKSKKYYLHDDREGEGSEKWVSRGRGRGAFPRGRGRFMFRKSSTSPKWAHDKFSGEEGEIEDDESGTENREEKDNLQPTTE; encoded by the exons atgtcaaaaacaaacaaatccaagtCTGGATCTCGCTCTTCTCGCTCAAGATCTGCATCAAGATCTCGTTCTCGTTCATTTTCGAAGTCTCGGTCCCGAAGTCGATCTGTCTCTCGTTCAAGGAAGCGCAGGCTTAG TTCTAGGTCTCGTTCCAGATCGTATTCTCCAGCTCAtaacagagagagaaatcacCCAAGAGTATATCAGAATCGGGATTTCCGAGGTCACAACAGAGGCTATAGAAGGCCCTATTATTTCCGTGGGCGCAACAGAGGCTTTTATCCGTGGGGCCAGTATAACCGAGGTGGCTATGGAAACTACCGCTCCAACTGGCAGAATTACCGGCAGGCATACAGTCCTCGTCGGGGCCGCTCCCGATCCCGGTCCCCAAAGAGAAGGTCCCCTTCACCGAGATCCAGGAGCCATTCTAGAAACTCCGATAAGTCTTCCTCTGACAGGTCAAGGCGCTCCTCATCCTCTCGTTCTTCCTCCAACCACAGCCGAGTGGAATCTAAGCGCAAGTCTGCAAAGGAGAAAAAGTCCTCTTCCAAGGATAGCCGGCCATCTCAGGCTGCCGGGGATAACCAAGGAGACGAGGCCAAGGAGCAGACGTTCTCTGGAGGCACCTCTCAAGATACAAAAGCATCTGACAGCTCGAAACCATGGCCAGATGCCAGCACATATAGTGCTGGTTCTGCATCACGGGCCTCTGCAGTTTCTGAGTTGAGCCCCCGGGAGCGAAGCCCAGCTCTCAAAAGCCCACTCCAGTCTGTGGTGGTGAGGCGGCGCTCACCCCGTCCTAGCCCTGTGCCAAAACCTAGCCCTCCACTTTCCAGCACATCCCAGATGGGCTCAACTCTGCCGAGTGGTGCTGGGTACCAGGCTGGGACACACCAAGGTCCATTCGATCATGGCTCTGGGTCCTTGAGTCCATCCAAAAAGAGCCCTGTGGGTAAGAGTCCACCGGCCACTGGCTCCACGTATAGCTCGTCTCAGAAGGAGGAGGCTGCTACCCCAGGAGGAGCAGCCTATACAAAGAG GTACCTAGATGAGCAGAAGACAGAGAATGGAAAAGATaaggaacagaaacaaacaaataccgataaagagaaaatgaaagagaaagggagcTTCTCTGACACAGGCTTGGGTGATGCAAAAATGAAATCTGATCCGTTTGCTCCCAAAACTGATACCGAGAAGTCTTTTCGGGGTAGCCAGTCTCCCAAAAGGTATAAGCTTCGAGATGACTTTGAGAAGAAGATGGCTGACTTCCATAAGGAGGACATGGATGATCAAGATAAGGACAAAgctaagggaaggaaggaatcgGAGTTTGATGATGAACCCAAATTTATGTCAAAAGCCCTAGCAGGTGCAAACAAAAACCAGGAGGAGGAGAAGTCAGGCAAATGGGAGGGCCTGGTTTATGCACctccagggaaagaaaagcagaggaaaacagaggagctggaggaggaatcTTTCTCAGAGAGATCCAAGAAGGAGGATCGGGGAGGGCCCAAGAGAACCGAAAGTGGGCACAGGGGGTTTGTGCCTGAAAAGAATTTCCGAGTGACCGCTTACAAAGCAGTCCAAGAGAAAAGCTCATCACCTCCCCCGAGGAAGACCTCGGAGAGCCGAGAGAAGCTAGGAGCCAAAGGAGACTTTTCCACAGGGAAGTCTTCCTTTTCCATTACTCGAGAGGCCCAGGTCAATGTCCGGATGGACTCTTTTGATGAGGACCTTGCAAG ACCCAGTGGCTTATTGGCTCAGGAACGCAAGCTTTGTCGGGATCTAGTCCAtagcaacaaaaaggaacaggAATTCCGTTCCATTTTCCAGCACATACAGTCAGCTCAGTCTCAGCGGAGCCCCTCTGAACTGTTTGCCCAGCATATAGTGACCATTGTTCACCATGTGAAAG AGCATCACTTTGGGTCCTCAGGAATGACATTGCATGAGCGCTTTACTAAATACCTAAAGAGAGGAACTGAGCAGGAGGCAGCTAAAAACAAGAAAAGCCCAGAGATACACAG gaGGATAGACATTTCTCCCAGTACATTCAGAAAACATGGTTTGGCTCATGATGAAATGAAAAGTCCACGGGAACCTGGCTACAAG GCTGAGGGAAAATACAAAGATGATCCTGTTGATCTCCGCCTTGATATTGAACGTCGTAAAAAACATAAGGAGAGAGATCTTAAACGAGGTAAATCAAGAGAATCAGTGGATTCCAGAGACTCAAGCCACTCGAGGGAAAGATCagctgagaaaacagagaaaactcATAAAGGATCAAAGAAGCAGAA GAAGCACCGGAGAGCACGAGACCGGTCCaggtcctcctcctcttcctcccagtCATCCCACTCCTATAAAGCGGAAGAGTACACTGAAGAGacggaggagagggaagagagcacCACGGGCTTTGACAAGTCAAGACTAGGGACCAAAGACTTCGTGGGTCCAAGTGAAAGAGGCGGCAGAGCTCGAGGGACCTTC CAATTTcgagccagagggagaggctggggcagaggctCCTACTctggtaacaacaacaacaacagcaacaacgattttcaaaagagaaaccgggaggaggagtgggaccccgagtaCACGCCCAAAAGCAAGAAGTATTACCTG catGATGACCGTGAAGGTGAAGGCAGTGAGAAGTGGGtgagccggggccggggccgaggAGCCTTCCCCCGGGGTCGAGGCCGGTTCATGTTCCGGAAGTCCAGCACCAGCCCCAAATGGGCCCACGACAAGTttagtggggaggaaggggagattGAAGACGACGAGAGTGGGACAGAGAACCGAGAAGAGAAGGACAATTTACAGCCCACAACTGAGTAG